The sequence aggccgagagggtggGGCAAAGAATTGTTGGCAGGCcgtgagggggggggcaagcgattttggcgagccgttcggaaattcggggggctcataattattgcacagcccctaagttggCATAGATGCACTCTGTGCTCTGCCAGTTAGATACTTTAACACTGCTTTTTAAAGGAAGTTTTGAGTTTAATTCAACTGGTGGtataggatcgcaaggtgagtgaatttgtgATTAGGTTTTTTtagtttcaacgatccgatatgGAAGGATACACGATGTAGGCAGGTggtgtaggatcgcaaggtgagtgaatttgtgATTAGGTTTTCTtagtttcaacgatccgatatgGAAGGATACACGATGTAGGCAGGTGGTGTAGGATCGCAAGACGAGTGAATTCCTGAGGTAATTCGTGattaggttttttttgttttgaacgATCCGATATAATAGTAGGATACGAGACGTAGGCTAAAAAGGTCATACGCATGCGTGGTAGTGTTCTTGATTTGAATTCGCTGGTATCGTTTGAGGCTGTCTTAGACTAGTACGGGTAAAAAGAAAGCTAGTTAAATAATAAAGTAAACACTGACTGTCTCACTGATctgtgtggtcatcttgtgaccaCCTAcatttttggtcatcaaaaaatttatgaccccccccccttatttttctttccaaaaatgtatgacccctcCCGATTGGGACCCACCCATGAAATTTAGTTTATATAAAGCTCCATGGACccatagtacaaggaacttatacgatgtctagttcgcaacacaaactttaataacgggcaaaacagacacatcatttatcggtatgacattttcgtattggtgctgccctatctaagtttgtactgaagtgccatctcagttttggtgcgccgatgtggatcatgtgttaatgaatttttatttattttggataaataatggggtattaattacaattacaagcataagagtttagacaagatgtacaagatgctgtgaaattaatattatgacaaacatgcaactatttaagctacaggagccttgtattttttgtgcaacgttgcactagctttttgtatacacttcatcccataccgttgtgcagagctactacggtatgggttcctggtactatacgatgtcctcattcacaaactgatactatctgtccattagtggcgagcggtccgaagttagagccatacaagtttacgtggtgaactaatggACCcacccctttccgaagaaaatgctaCCCCCTTACCTGCTTAGCTTTAATAGAGTTGCAGTTGTTAAGCTAACAGTATGTACAATGAGTCAATGACGTGTAAACTTTACGACTTACGTCGTGACCTGTCATGTCATGCATGTGTGCCAAATTCTGAACCTTTAAATTACAAACCGATCAATGTTTCCTCAAATACACATACAAATGGGTCACTGATCTTAAAATACATTTGGCATTGTTGTAAATTTCACTTACCAAATATGAACACAATTTTAAGACTAATACAGCGTGTAGAGAGACATTCTTGTCGTCACAGGTGACTTCAATGCTAAAGTTGGAGCAAGGAGTACCAATAAATATGTGATGGGCAGTAATGGCTTAGGAGAACAAAATGAGAGGGGAGAGATGCTTGTTGACTTTTGCCAAGAGAACACATTTGCAATCATCAACACCTACTTCAAACAACACCCAAGACGACTATATACCTGGTCATCACCAGATCAAAGCACCAGAAATCAGATTGATTACATCTTGGTACAAAGAAGATGGAAATCTAGTTTCATATCTGCGAAGACCCTCCCAGGAGCGGACTGTGGATCTGATCACCAACTTCTGATATCTACCATGAAAATGAAACTAAGGAGGATCAAGCGACAGCGAAAACCAGCCAGATTTGATGTAAGCAAGATCAATGACCAATACAGAGTGGAAGTTAAGAACCAGTTCCAGAGTCTAATGGAGACTGACTCCGAAGAATCTACTCCAGAAGAACTGTGGCAAAACATCAAGAAAGCAGTGACAGAAACAGCTCAAGGGACTCTTCCCAGATGTAAGAGCAAGAAAAACCCTGGCTCACAGAAGAGGTCTTCAAATTGGCTGATCAAAGAAGAAAGGTTAAAGCAAATGGTTTGAAGAACAAAGATCAACGTGGAGAGTATCGTGAGTTGAACAGGAAAATCCAGCAACAAATCAGAAGAGATAAAACTTCTTTCATCACCAAGAAATGTGCTGAAGTGGAAAAGGATAGTGTATCAGGCAACACCAAAGatatgtataaaaatatcaaagcacTGACTTCCAAACCTGTTCCAAGACCCAACGTACTGAAGGATGAAAATGGAACCATCCTAACGGAGGTTGAAGAAATTAAATCAAGATGGAAACAATACTGTGAAAAATTATATGCATCTCAAGAAGACAATGCAGAGGAGGAAGATGGGGTTGAAAGCGAAGACACTGACAGTGAACCAGAGATCCTGTTGAGTGAGGTTAACCAAGCAATGAAGAGGTTCAAGAATGGTAAATCACCAGGAATTGACAACATCCAGGCAGAACTGTTGAAAGAGAGTGAAGGGGAAGGTGTTGCAATAATTCACAGACTATGTAACAAGATTTGGCACAGTAAAGAATGGCCAGAGGACTGGAAAAGGCTGTATTCCTACCTTTACCAAAGAAGGGAGACACAAGGGAATGTGCTAACAACCGCACCATCGCCTTAATTTCACATGCTAGTAAAGTCCTCCTCCATATCATTGCTGAGAGAATTAGAAATCATCTTGAGAATGAATTACCACCAGAGCAGGCTGGCTTTAGAAGGGGAAGAGGGACAAGAAACCAAATTGGCAATTTGAGGAATTTAATGGAGAAAAATAGGGAATTCCAGCAACCATTATACCTTTGCTTCATTGACTACTCACAGGCATTCGATTGTGTGCGGCATAGGCAGCTGTGGAGAATAATGAAAGAAATGGGGTTCTCCGAGCATGTGACTGACCTGATTTGCTCATTATATCACAACCAAGAAGCCACCGTTAGAACAGAGAGTGGAGATAGTGAGTGGTTCACTATTGGCCAAGGCGTTCGTCAAGGATGCATTCTGTCACCGTACCTTTTCAACATATATGCAGAGTGAGTACATCATGAGGAGAGCATTTGTTGGTGTTACAGGTCAGGTGTCAGTCGGAGGACGAAAGATTAACAACCTCAGATACGCTGACGACACCACCCTTATTGCAAAGTCATCAGATGAGCTTCAGGACCTTATAGACAGAGTAAAAGCAAGTAGTGAGGAATTTGGGCTGCATCTCAatgtcaagaaaacaaagataATGATCTGTGGAGGAGATACAAATCAGCAAGTGAAGGTGAATGGAGAAGATGTGGAACAAGTTGACACTTTCAACTTTCTGGGATCACTAATAGACAATGCAGGGGGCAGTTCACAGGAAATCAGAAGACGCCTAGCCATGGCAAGATCATCGGCAATTGGTTTGACAGATATATGGAAAGACAGAGGTATTTCTAAAGCTACCAAGATTCATATTATGGATGCTCTGGTTTTCCTGATTGCCTTGTATGGCTGTGAAACGTGGGCGGTTGGAATGACAGATAAGAAAAAGATCATCGcgtttgaaatgtggtgctggcggaagatgctgagaatatcgtggaaagaacataagaccaaagaatttgtaagaaaccaaattggagacCATGCTTCCGTGTCCCAAAAAATAGATCGTTTTAAACTggcgtattttggccacatttctagaagagatggtgacagcattgagaagataattatgcaaggtcacatagaag is a genomic window of Amphiura filiformis unplaced genomic scaffold, Afil_fr2py scaffold_61, whole genome shotgun sequence containing:
- the LOC140144524 gene encoding uncharacterized protein, with the protein product MYKNIKALTSKPVPRPNVLKDENGTILTEVEEIKSRWKQYCEKLYASQEDNAEEEDGVESEDTDSEPEILLSEVNQAMKRFKNGKSPGIDNIQAELLKESEGEGVAIIHRLCNKIWHSKEWPEDWKRLYSYLYQRRETQGNVLTTAPSP